In Fervidobacterium thailandense, a genomic segment contains:
- a CDS encoding S-layer homology domain-containing protein, with protein sequence MKKIFIVALLATALTIFASFRDIPKGHWAEEYVKRLAEIGIVTGFPDGTYRGDESVTRYQIALLIVRTLNYLDGVMKELLNIPTAKISSVEGTVTTLRNDLATLKNDIETLKNKVEITVNSKADKADIESLYEEIERLNSLLDQVREYVDLVYETTGTKASQEALEQTRETLEQAIEELRVQLQDALINLELHESDIIKLYELVNNLSDKFVYTDSEGNQKEVNLAQLKQNVEELAQNLSELEVRLLNIESTLATGLPAIRDIVYGLSEEIKEVETSATAYTDVMVDQLRMEMAERCEGLSSELEALKAGIKDLEERLNSVQEMLTDAILGLQEQVSEISVKLDTLNDFVVNFRNEALERIEVLEIKVSLLEDQILSVEQVLSESKVGRDEFEEAMAKIREELNATNAKISMQDQKLDSAVKELSTQIAANKEEVSKSQKEAEVLKKELEKSKKESEELRTIATVGAVTGVIGFILGVISVGKVFGWW encoded by the coding sequence ATGAAAAAGATATTTATCGTTGCATTGCTTGCTACCGCTCTAACGATCTTTGCCAGTTTCAGGGACATTCCAAAGGGACACTGGGCCGAGGAGTACGTCAAACGCTTGGCGGAAATTGGTATCGTTACTGGTTTTCCAGATGGGACTTATCGAGGTGACGAATCGGTTACGAGGTACCAGATAGCTCTCCTCATCGTTAGAACGTTGAACTACTTGGACGGTGTGATGAAGGAGCTTTTAAACATTCCTACCGCGAAGATTAGCTCTGTTGAAGGGACTGTTACCACTCTGAGGAACGACCTTGCCACTCTGAAAAACGATATCGAAACGCTGAAGAACAAAGTCGAGATTACGGTAAATTCCAAAGCCGATAAAGCTGATATTGAGTCCCTCTACGAAGAGATTGAAAGACTCAACAGTCTTTTAGACCAGGTTAGAGAGTACGTCGACCTTGTGTACGAAACAACGGGAACGAAGGCTTCCCAAGAAGCCCTCGAGCAGACAAGGGAGACTCTGGAGCAGGCGATAGAGGAACTCAGGGTGCAACTCCAGGATGCGCTCATCAACCTCGAGCTCCACGAGAGTGACATTATAAAGCTCTATGAGCTTGTTAACAACCTTTCCGACAAGTTCGTTTACACCGATTCCGAAGGTAACCAGAAAGAAGTCAACTTGGCTCAGTTAAAACAGAACGTGGAGGAGCTTGCTCAAAATTTGTCTGAACTTGAAGTTCGGTTACTCAACATCGAGAGCACGTTGGCAACGGGTTTACCCGCGATCAGGGATATCGTGTATGGGCTTTCCGAGGAGATAAAAGAGGTTGAAACGTCCGCAACGGCCTACACCGACGTAATGGTCGACCAGTTAAGGATGGAGATGGCCGAGCGGTGTGAGGGGCTGTCAAGTGAGCTTGAGGCTTTGAAAGCGGGAATAAAGGATCTCGAAGAAAGATTGAATTCCGTCCAAGAAATGCTCACGGACGCCATTTTGGGACTCCAAGAACAAGTTTCGGAAATCTCGGTAAAACTTGACACGCTGAACGATTTTGTGGTAAACTTTAGAAATGAAGCCCTTGAACGTATTGAGGTACTGGAAATCAAAGTATCGCTCTTGGAGGACCAGATTCTTAGTGTTGAGCAAGTGTTGAGCGAGTCAAAGGTTGGTAGAGACGAGTTTGAGGAAGCCATGGCAAAAATTCGCGAAGAATTGAATGCAACGAATGCGAAGATATCCATGCAGGATCAGAAACTTGACTCAGCCGTCAAAGAATTGTCCACTCAAATTGCCGCAAACAAGGAAGAGGTAAGTAAATCACAAAAA